A genomic segment from Stappia indica encodes:
- a CDS encoding primosomal protein N', with protein sequence MSDLFGNTGEVRPATVARVLLPVAIGMAYSYRVPAGMSVEPGSIVRVPLGPREVVGAVWSLESEGGSAAGNVAPSRLKNILHVYEDAPPLDDELRALVDWVANWTLAAPGMVLRMVLRSEEALEGEPPLAGVRLSSSGTRPERMTPARQRVLEVLQDGTGFTRSGLAHAAGVSSSVVDGLLAHGALESVELPAVPPLPRPDPDWSPPRLTPAQARASKELVAAVGQGFRTFLIDGVTGSGKTEVYFEAVAEALRQGRQALVLIPEIALTSAFLQRFERRFAVLPAEWHSEIATRQRARVWRGVASGDVRVVVGARSALFLPFRELGLVVVDEEHDGAYKQDDRVPYNARDMAVVRGHISRFPVVLASATPSVESRVNADQGRYVRLELPERATGAPMPEISIIDMRQDGPERGQWLAPTLRHAIGETLAGGGQALLFLNRRGYAPLTLCRSCGHRFQCPNCSTWLVEHRFRGRLSCHHCGHEEPSPDHCPACGDTQSLVACGPGVERIAEEAADLFPQSRVLVLSSDLQGGPDRLRREMRIIEEGGADIVVGTQLVAKGHNFPLMRLVGVVDADLGLANGDPRAAERTFQLLAQVTGRAGRIGGGGRGLLQTYAPEHPVIRALASGDSTAFYEAEIAARKAAGLPPFGRLAALIVSAPDRARAQDYARQVARLSPASPGLTVLGPAEAALALVRGRYRFRLLAMAPRSVDLQALMRSWIARLPKPSGGVRLQVDIDPQSFF encoded by the coding sequence GTGAGCGATCTGTTTGGCAATACCGGCGAGGTGCGACCGGCGACGGTCGCCAGGGTTCTGCTGCCGGTCGCCATCGGCATGGCCTACAGCTACCGCGTGCCGGCAGGGATGAGCGTAGAGCCCGGATCCATCGTCCGCGTGCCGCTCGGCCCGCGCGAGGTGGTGGGCGCCGTGTGGTCGCTGGAATCGGAAGGCGGTTCCGCCGCCGGCAATGTGGCTCCGTCCCGCCTCAAGAACATCCTGCATGTCTACGAGGATGCCCCGCCGCTCGACGACGAGCTGCGCGCCCTGGTCGACTGGGTGGCGAACTGGACGCTCGCCGCACCCGGCATGGTGCTGCGCATGGTCCTGCGCTCGGAAGAGGCTCTGGAGGGCGAGCCGCCGCTCGCCGGTGTCCGCCTGTCGTCCTCCGGCACGCGGCCCGAGCGCATGACCCCGGCGCGCCAGCGGGTGCTGGAGGTCCTTCAGGACGGCACCGGCTTCACCCGCAGCGGTCTTGCCCATGCGGCCGGCGTCAGCTCCTCCGTGGTCGACGGGCTGCTCGCCCATGGTGCGCTGGAAAGCGTCGAGCTGCCGGCCGTTCCGCCGCTGCCGCGGCCCGATCCGGACTGGTCGCCGCCCCGGCTGACGCCCGCGCAGGCACGTGCCTCGAAAGAACTGGTCGCTGCCGTGGGGCAGGGGTTCCGCACCTTCCTCATCGACGGCGTGACCGGATCGGGCAAGACGGAAGTCTATTTCGAGGCGGTGGCCGAGGCGCTGCGGCAGGGGCGGCAGGCGCTGGTCCTGATCCCAGAAATCGCCCTCACCAGCGCCTTCCTGCAGCGGTTCGAGCGCCGGTTCGCGGTGCTTCCGGCCGAGTGGCACTCGGAGATCGCGACCCGCCAGCGTGCGCGGGTCTGGCGCGGGGTCGCCAGCGGCGATGTGCGTGTGGTGGTGGGCGCCCGTTCGGCGCTGTTCCTGCCGTTCCGCGAGCTCGGTCTTGTAGTGGTCGACGAGGAGCATGACGGGGCCTACAAGCAGGACGACCGGGTGCCCTACAACGCCCGCGACATGGCGGTCGTGCGCGGTCACATCTCGCGTTTTCCCGTGGTCCTCGCCTCCGCCACTCCGTCGGTGGAAAGCCGGGTCAATGCCGACCAGGGCCGCTATGTCCGGCTGGAACTGCCCGAGCGTGCCACCGGCGCACCGATGCCGGAAATCTCGATCATCGACATGCGCCAGGACGGTCCGGAGCGCGGGCAGTGGCTGGCGCCCACGCTTCGCCATGCGATCGGCGAGACACTCGCAGGCGGCGGACAGGCGCTGCTCTTCCTCAACCGGCGCGGCTATGCGCCGCTGACCCTGTGCCGCTCCTGCGGCCATCGCTTCCAGTGCCCCAACTGCTCCACGTGGCTGGTCGAGCACCGTTTCCGCGGCCGGCTGTCCTGCCACCATTGCGGCCACGAGGAGCCGAGCCCCGACCATTGCCCGGCCTGCGGCGACACTCAGTCGCTGGTCGCCTGCGGCCCCGGCGTCGAGCGGATCGCGGAAGAGGCGGCCGACCTGTTTCCTCAGTCGCGGGTGCTGGTCCTTTCGTCGGACCTGCAAGGTGGACCGGATCGCCTGCGCCGGGAAATGCGCATCATCGAGGAGGGCGGTGCCGATATCGTCGTCGGCACGCAGCTCGTCGCCAAGGGGCACAACTTTCCGCTGATGCGCCTCGTCGGGGTGGTCGATGCCGATCTCGGCCTTGCCAATGGCGACCCGCGGGCGGCGGAGCGGACCTTCCAGCTGCTGGCGCAGGTGACGGGCCGCGCCGGGCGCATCGGCGGCGGCGGGCGCGGCCTGCTGCAGACCTACGCGCCGGAACACCCGGTCATCCGGGCTCTGGCATCGGGAGACAGCACCGCCTTCTACGAGGCGGAAATCGCCGCGCGCAAGGCCGCCGGCCTGCCGCCGTTCGGCCGCCTCGCCGCGCTCATCGTCTCGGCGCCCGACAGGGCGAGGGCCCAAGACTACGCCCGGCAGGTGGCGCGGCTGTCGCCGGCGAGCCCCGGCCTCACGGTTCTCGGCCCGGCAGAGGCGGCGCTGGCGCTGGTGCGCGGCCGCTACCGGTTCCGCCTGCTGGCGATGGCGCCGCGCAGTGTCGACCTGCAGGCCCTCATGCGGTCGTGGATCGCCCGTCTGCCGAAGCCCTCGGGGGGCGTCCGCCTGCAGGTGGACATCGATCCCCAGAGCTTCTTCTGA
- the atpA gene encoding F0F1 ATP synthase subunit alpha, producing the protein MDIRAAEISAILKDQIKNFGQEAEVTEVGQVLSVGDGIARVYGLDKVQAGEMVEFPGGIRGMALNLETDNVGVVLFGSDRDIKEGDTVKRTGAIVEIPVGKGLLGRVVDPLGNPLDGKGPIEGSEMRRVDVKAPGILPRKGVHEPMSTGLKAIDALIPVGRGQRELVIGDRQTGKTAIILDTFLNQKPMHATDNEGEKLYCIYVAVGQKRSTVAQFVKQLEESGALEYSVIVAATASDPAPLQFLAPFSGTAIGEFFRDNGMHAVIGYDDLTKQAVAYRQMSLLLRRPPGREAFPGDVFYLHSRLLERSAKLNEANGSGSLTALPVIETQGNDVSAFIPTNVISITDGQIFLETDLFFQGIRPAVNVGLSVSRVGSSAQIKAMKQVAGKIKGELAQYREMAAFAQFGSDLDATTQRLLNRGARLTELLKQGQFQPLKTQEQVAVIYAGVNGYLDKLPVNKVRDFEEGLLLNLRGEHADLLDGIWEKKALDADLEARLKAAIEAFAKNFA; encoded by the coding sequence ATGGATATTCGGGCAGCGGAAATCTCCGCCATCCTCAAGGACCAGATCAAGAATTTCGGCCAGGAAGCCGAAGTTACCGAAGTCGGTCAGGTTCTTTCGGTAGGTGACGGTATCGCGCGCGTCTATGGCCTCGACAAGGTCCAGGCGGGCGAGATGGTCGAGTTCCCCGGCGGTATCCGGGGCATGGCGCTGAACCTCGAGACCGACAATGTCGGCGTCGTGCTCTTCGGCTCCGACCGTGACATCAAGGAAGGCGACACGGTCAAGCGGACCGGCGCCATCGTCGAGATCCCGGTCGGCAAGGGCCTGCTCGGCCGCGTCGTCGACCCGCTCGGCAACCCGCTCGACGGCAAGGGCCCGATCGAGGGTTCCGAGATGCGCCGCGTCGACGTCAAGGCGCCGGGCATCCTGCCGCGCAAGGGCGTTCACGAGCCGATGTCGACGGGCCTCAAGGCCATCGACGCCCTGATCCCGGTCGGCCGCGGCCAGCGCGAGCTGGTCATCGGCGACCGTCAGACCGGCAAGACGGCGATCATTCTGGACACGTTCCTGAACCAGAAGCCGATGCATGCGACGGACAATGAGGGCGAGAAGCTCTATTGCATCTATGTCGCCGTCGGCCAGAAGCGTTCGACCGTTGCCCAGTTCGTCAAGCAGCTCGAGGAATCGGGCGCTCTCGAGTACTCGGTGATCGTCGCCGCGACGGCGTCCGACCCGGCGCCGCTGCAGTTCCTGGCGCCGTTCTCCGGCACCGCCATCGGCGAGTTCTTCCGCGATAACGGCATGCACGCCGTGATCGGCTACGACGATCTGACCAAGCAGGCCGTGGCCTATCGCCAGATGTCCCTGCTGCTCCGTCGTCCGCCGGGACGTGAAGCTTTCCCGGGCGATGTGTTCTATCTCCACTCTCGCCTGCTCGAGCGTTCGGCCAAGCTCAACGAGGCCAACGGCTCCGGTTCGCTGACCGCCCTTCCGGTCATCGAGACCCAGGGCAACGACGTGTCGGCCTTCATTCCGACCAACGTGATCTCGATCACCGACGGCCAGATCTTCCTCGAGACGGATCTGTTCTTCCAGGGCATCCGCCCGGCGGTGAACGTCGGTCTGTCGGTGTCGCGCGTGGGCTCCTCGGCCCAGATCAAGGCGATGAAGCAGGTTGCCGGCAAGATCAAGGGCGAGCTCGCCCAGTACCGCGAGATGGCTGCTTTCGCCCAGTTCGGTTCGGATCTCGACGCCACGACCCAGCGCCTGCTGAACCGTGGTGCGCGCCTGACCGAGCTTCTGAAGCAGGGCCAGTTCCAGCCGCTGAAGACCCAGGAGCAGGTCGCCGTCATCTATGCCGGCGTCAATGGCTACCTGGACAAGCTGCCGGTCAACAAGGTCCGGGACTTTGAAGAGGGCCTGCTTCTGAACCTGCGCGGCGAACATGCGGATCTCCTGGACGGCATCTGGGAGAAGAAGGCGCTCGACGCTGACCTTGAGGCTCGCCTCAAGGCGGCCATCGAGGCCTTCGCCAAGAACTTCGCCTGA
- a CDS encoding F0F1 ATP synthase subunit delta produces MTDNVSLISGVAHRYATALLDLSEEQGSVADVEKALEAFDKLLQDSADLRRLVESPVFSADEQLKALTAVLDKAGVTGLAANFLKLAAKNRRLFAVPGMIAAFRVGLARRRGEVPADVVSAAPLSDAQLSALADALNATTGKKVVISSKVDPSLIGGLVVKVGSRMIDTSLKTKLNSLKFAMKEVG; encoded by the coding sequence GTGACCGACAACGTATCTCTCATTTCAGGTGTGGCGCACCGTTACGCGACGGCACTGCTCGACTTGTCAGAGGAGCAGGGCTCCGTGGCGGACGTCGAGAAGGCGCTGGAAGCGTTCGACAAGCTGCTCCAGGACAGCGCAGACCTGCGCCGCCTCGTGGAAAGCCCGGTGTTTTCCGCCGATGAACAGCTCAAGGCCCTGACGGCGGTTCTGGACAAGGCCGGCGTTACGGGGCTGGCCGCCAACTTCCTGAAGCTCGCCGCAAAGAATCGGCGTCTCTTCGCCGTTCCGGGCATGATCGCCGCGTTCCGCGTGGGTCTTGCCCGTCGCCGCGGCGAAGTGCCGGCCGATGTCGTCTCCGCGGCGCCGCTGTCGGATGCGCAGCTCTCCGCCCTCGCCGACGCGCTCAATGCGACGACCGGCAAGAAGGTGGTGATTTCTTCGAAGGTCGATCCTTCTCTGATCGGTGGCCTGGTGGTCAAGGTCGGCAGCCGGATGATCGACACTTCGCTCAAGACAAAACTCAACTCCCTCAAGTTCGCGATGAAAGAGGTCGGCTGA